The DNA window CGCGCCCGCGCACACCGCCATGACCACGTCGTTGACGGTGACGCCGAACGCCTTGCGCACCGCCTTGACCTCCTCCAGCGGCAGCGACACGTACGCGAAACGCCGGTGCTGTGAGACCGGCCCGCTGAACGGCGTCCTCGGCGCGGGCAGGACGGGCAGCTCTGGCGCGCCTCCCGCTCCGGCCAGCCTGCGGGCGGCCCCGGACAGCAGCCGGGTGCCGGGCAGCCACGACACGACGGGGATCTCGTCCAGGGCCGGCAGGGCCGCCGCGGCGAACCGGACCGCCCGCGCCGGGTTGGCCGCCAGCCTGGCGAGGCCCCGCGCCACCCGCTCGGCCGGGCCGGGCGGCGGCTCGTCCCGCTCGGGCCCGGCCAGGGGCGGCGGGGCCGGCTCGGGGGTGGTGTCGAGCAGCGCGGCCAGCACGTCCGCGCCGCCCATGCCGTCCACGGCGGCGTGGTGGATCTTGGTATAGAGGCCCGTGCGCCCGCCGGACAGGTTGTGGACGAGGTAGATCTCCCACAACGGGCGGCCGCGGTCGAGGCGGCGGGCGTGCAGCCGGGCGACCTGCTCGGCGAGCTGCCGCTCGTCACCGGGCCGCGGCAGGCCGATCTCGCGGACGTGGTAGTCGAGGTCGAGGTCGTCCTCCTGCACCCAGTACGGGTGGTCCAGCCCGAACGGCACCGGCGCGAGCCTGCGCCGCAGGGCGGGCACGTACGGCAGCCGCCGTTCGAGCAGGGCCTGCAGGTCGGCGCGGCCGAGCTCGCCCTCCAGGATGGCGAGGCCGGCGATGTTCGCGACGTTCGTGGCGGTCTCGATGTTGAGGAACTGCGCGTCCAGGGCGGTGAGCTGCGGCACGGCGTACCACCTCCCTCCCGAACAAACCAGACTCCCCCCGGCGGGACAAGCCGGGTCAGGTCACGAGCTTCAGGTCGTGCGTGGCGGCGTCCGGCTCGGCGAAGGCCAGCATCCGCAGGCCCTCCTCCGCCACCGCGTCCCGCGGGAAGCCGTCCTCGAAGGGGGTGACCAGCAGCGTCGCCTTCCTGCCCGAGCGCTTGACCTGCCACGTCCCGGCCGCGAACCCGTCCACCAGGACGACCGCCCGCACCCGCAGGTTCTTGGTGGTGACCAGGCCCTTGTGCGCGTCGGCCAGCAGCCGGGTGCGGTCCGCGTGGCCGAGGACGAGGGTGTCGAAGTCGGGCAGGAAGCGCACGGGCGCGGGCACGTCGCCGCCCGGCCGGGGCGCGCCCGGCAGGTCGAACAGCTCCTTGCCGGAAGGCCCGGCGAGCCGGTCCAGCTCCATCGCCTCCATGACCGGCCGCAGCCCGCCGAGCCCCGACCAGGCCT is part of the Nonomuraea coxensis DSM 45129 genome and encodes:
- a CDS encoding WS/DGAT/MGAT family O-acyltransferase; this translates as MPQLTALDAQFLNIETATNVANIAGLAILEGELGRADLQALLERRLPYVPALRRRLAPVPFGLDHPYWVQEDDLDLDYHVREIGLPRPGDERQLAEQVARLHARRLDRGRPLWEIYLVHNLSGGRTGLYTKIHHAAVDGMGGADVLAALLDTTPEPAPPPLAGPERDEPPPGPAERVARGLARLAANPARAVRFAAAALPALDEIPVVSWLPGTRLLSGAARRLAGAGGAPELPVLPAPRTPFSGPVSQHRRFAYVSLPLEEVKAVRKAFGVTVNDVVMAVCAGALRGWLAGHGGVPGRPLVAGVPFSLREAGVPGPGNQVTIMTAPLATHVADPVERLHEVRGAMRRIKDRFALAPARWLREFSASMPAALMGLAARSAFALVGETVPPINVIISNVPGPQFPLYVCGNLLLTHYPVSVITDVSGGVNITAFSYHGSLDIGVVTDRAMIPDAWELAAHLRAALDDLLNAESSLPR